The following are encoded in a window of Sulfitobacter sp. S190 genomic DNA:
- a CDS encoding TRAP transporter large permease, producing the protein MTPIVFMVLLLGSVPIALVLTLTAIWYIAESGNTVLFDSFSQQLFAGVENYGLLAIPLFMLTGELMNEGGMTSRLINAARVFVGGFRGGLAYINLLANMFMAAIIGSAASQIAVMSRAMVPEMEKEGYSRGFAAATTAAGGLLAPVIPPSMLFVIYGVLAQIPIGDMFLAGIIPGLILATAFFLVIALIGLRVEYPDGEWMTRAQMGQALLSALPAALIPAAIIGGILFGIATPTESAAVASLIAFLVGWLGYGEIRMSHLGGLFGRTARNAALVIFMIAAANVFGWVIIYEALPQKLAALITSITSDPFMFLLIVNVVLLAVGMLIDGIAAVILVTPILLPIAMQNYGIDPYQFGVVMSLNLVLGLLTPPVGIGLYIASSMSGASPMSIMRALWPFLLAVLIVLIALSYFPILSTALI; encoded by the coding sequence GTGACCCCCATCGTGTTTATGGTCTTGCTGCTGGGATCTGTGCCCATCGCCTTGGTGCTTACGCTCACGGCAATCTGGTACATCGCCGAAAGCGGCAACACCGTGTTGTTCGACAGTTTCAGCCAACAGCTTTTCGCCGGTGTCGAAAACTACGGGCTGCTTGCCATTCCCTTGTTCATGCTTACGGGCGAGTTGATGAACGAAGGCGGAATGACCAGCCGCCTGATCAATGCCGCACGCGTCTTTGTCGGCGGCTTTCGCGGTGGTCTGGCGTATATCAACCTGCTGGCCAATATGTTCATGGCCGCGATCATCGGGTCGGCTGCCAGCCAGATCGCGGTGATGTCGCGTGCGATGGTGCCCGAGATGGAGAAGGAAGGCTATTCACGCGGGTTCGCGGCGGCCACAACCGCGGCCGGTGGATTGTTGGCTCCTGTCATTCCGCCTTCGATGCTGTTCGTGATCTACGGGGTTCTGGCCCAGATACCGATTGGGGACATGTTTCTTGCCGGCATCATTCCCGGGCTCATTCTGGCGACGGCCTTTTTCTTGGTGATCGCCCTGATCGGGCTCCGGGTGGAGTATCCCGACGGGGAGTGGATGACCCGCGCGCAGATGGGTCAGGCGCTGTTGAGCGCGCTGCCGGCCGCGCTTATTCCGGCGGCCATTATCGGTGGCATTCTCTTTGGCATCGCAACGCCGACTGAATCGGCGGCTGTTGCGTCGCTGATTGCCTTTCTCGTCGGATGGCTCGGCTATGGCGAGATCAGGATGTCACATCTGGGGGGGCTCTTCGGGCGCACTGCCCGCAATGCGGCGCTTGTAATCTTCATGATCGCGGCTGCCAATGTGTTTGGCTGGGTCATCATATACGAGGCGCTGCCGCAGAAACTCGCGGCGCTGATCACCTCGATCACTTCCGATCCGTTCATGTTTCTGCTGATCGTCAATGTGGTTCTGCTTGCCGTCGGGATGTTGATTGACGGGATTGCAGCCGTGATCCTCGTCACGCCGATCCTGTTGCCCATCGCGATGCAGAATTACGGGATCGACCCCTACCAGTTCGGTGTCGTGATGAGCTTGAACCTTGTGCTGGGGCTGCTCACGCCACCCGTTGGTATCGGTCTCTACATTGCGAGCTCGATGAGCGGTGCAAGCCCGATGTCGATCATGCGTGCCCTCTGGCCGTTTTTGTTGGCCGTGCTGATCGTGTTGATCGCGCTCAGCTATTTCCCGATCCTGTCCACCGCGTTGATCTAG
- a CDS encoding copper chaperone PCu(A)C, whose amino-acid sequence MKSITLAALLGVAATVASAHEYKLGDIAIDHPIAFETAKTAKVGGGYMTITNAGADDKLLAVTSDSIAKIMLHRSETDANGVARMMHLDAIDLPAGETVELAPGGLHVMFMGLDGDPLEDGEKIDATLVFEKAGEIPVTFNVVERRTVVHGTGAKSDTEDHSNH is encoded by the coding sequence ATGAAATCAATTACACTTGCTGCCCTGCTGGGTGTCGCAGCCACCGTCGCATCGGCGCATGAATACAAGCTGGGCGATATCGCCATCGACCATCCAATCGCGTTTGAGACGGCAAAGACCGCTAAGGTCGGTGGAGGATACATGACCATCACAAACGCAGGCGCCGACGACAAATTGCTGGCTGTCACCTCCGACAGTATTGCCAAGATCATGCTGCACCGCTCCGAGACCGACGCCAACGGTGTCGCGCGGATGATGCATCTGGATGCGATCGACCTGCCTGCCGGTGAAACGGTCGAACTTGCCCCGGGGGGGCTGCACGTGATGTTTATGGGGCTCGATGGTGATCCGCTCGAAGATGGCGAGAAAATCGACGCAACGCTGGTTTTCGAAAAGGCAGGAGAGATACCCGTCACATTCAACGTCGTAGAGCGGCGGACCGTCGTACACGGCACCGGCGCGAAATCCGACACCGAAGATCATTCCAACCACTGA
- a CDS encoding trypsin-like peptidase domain-containing protein, with amino-acid sequence MTSLLSKSAPLALAAALATGPMVALAPSAALAVPAGGYADLVEQVSPAVVFIEVTGKAKPANFEGRLPDNTPEELRRRFEEQAPNGGRDQQGLGTGFITSVDGQIVTNHHVVAGAETVTVKLPDGRSFEAEVTGSDKATDIAVLKITSDVELPFVAFGSSEEMRVGDEVMAVGNPFGLSSTVTSGIISAKARNINSGPYDEFIQTDAAINRGNSGGPLFNNDGEVIGVNTAIISPGGGSVGIGFAVPSDLVQDVVADLADDGTVTRGWLGVDIRPMSDEVAEVLGYDTPRGAVIERVSDDSPADEAGLRNGDIILSFGDVEIFELRDLTRAVARTNPDDAAEVLVLRKGQEVTLDVTVGTLDAQDA; translated from the coding sequence ATGACATCTTTGCTTTCCAAATCCGCGCCGCTGGCGCTTGCTGCAGCATTGGCAACGGGTCCGATGGTGGCGCTGGCGCCGTCCGCCGCATTGGCCGTGCCCGCCGGTGGCTACGCTGATCTGGTCGAACAGGTTTCGCCCGCCGTGGTCTTTATCGAGGTCACAGGCAAGGCAAAGCCCGCCAATTTCGAAGGCCGGCTCCCCGATAATACGCCGGAAGAGCTGCGCCGCCGTTTCGAAGAGCAGGCACCCAACGGCGGTCGGGATCAGCAAGGGCTGGGCACCGGTTTCATCACCTCTGTTGACGGTCAGATCGTCACCAATCACCACGTGGTCGCGGGTGCGGAAACCGTAACGGTCAAACTGCCCGATGGCCGCAGCTTCGAGGCGGAAGTCACCGGCAGCGACAAAGCCACCGACATCGCAGTTCTGAAAATCACTTCGGACGTCGAATTGCCATTCGTTGCTTTCGGATCGTCGGAAGAGATGCGTGTCGGCGATGAAGTGATGGCGGTGGGCAACCCCTTCGGCCTGAGTTCCACAGTGACAAGCGGCATCATCTCCGCCAAAGCGCGCAACATCAATTCCGGGCCCTACGACGAGTTCATCCAGACCGATGCGGCCATCAACCGGGGTAACTCGGGCGGTCCTCTGTTCAACAACGACGGTGAGGTCATTGGCGTCAACACTGCCATCATTTCCCCCGGTGGCGGGTCCGTCGGGATCGGCTTTGCCGTACCATCCGATCTGGTTCAGGACGTCGTCGCCGATCTGGCCGATGATGGCACAGTGACCCGCGGGTGGCTCGGCGTAGACATCCGCCCGATGAGCGATGAAGTCGCCGAAGTGCTGGGCTACGATACGCCCCGCGGTGCGGTGATTGAACGTGTTTCCGATGACAGCCCCGCCGATGAAGCCGGTCTGCGCAACGGGGACATCATCCTGTCCTTCGGCGATGTCGAAATTTTCGAATTGCGTGATCTGACGCGGGCCGTCGCGCGTACAAACCCCGATGACGCGGCGGAAGTGCTTGTTCTGCGAAAGGGACAAGAGGTCACACTTGATGTGACTGTCGGAACTCTCGACGCACAAGACGCGTAA
- a CDS encoding response regulator transcription factor — MKILVVEDDATTGTYIARGLREEGHTVDLVADGRAGLLQATGAGYDVLIVDRMLPQIDGITLVKTLRGAGNMVPVLFLTALGSVEDRIGGLNAGGDDYLVKPFAFGELSARVAALARRPQTVEQETTLTAGDLEMDLLTRKVVRAGQELDLLPREFALLEFLMRRKGRVQTRTMLLEGVWDLSFDPMTNVVETHISRLRAKVDKPFETELIKTVRGAGYRIDG, encoded by the coding sequence ATGAAAATACTCGTTGTAGAAGATGATGCCACCACAGGGACCTATATCGCGCGTGGCTTGCGCGAAGAGGGCCATACTGTCGATCTGGTCGCAGACGGGCGGGCGGGCCTTCTGCAGGCGACGGGCGCTGGCTACGATGTTCTTATCGTTGACAGGATGCTGCCACAGATCGACGGCATTACGCTGGTCAAGACATTGCGCGGCGCAGGCAATATGGTGCCGGTGCTTTTCCTGACGGCGTTGGGCAGCGTCGAGGATCGCATCGGTGGTCTGAACGCCGGAGGGGATGATTATCTGGTGAAACCGTTTGCGTTTGGTGAGCTTTCGGCGCGTGTTGCCGCTCTGGCGCGCCGCCCCCAGACTGTCGAGCAGGAAACAACATTGACCGCGGGTGATCTGGAAATGGATCTTCTGACCCGCAAGGTCGTGCGGGCAGGTCAGGAGCTCGATCTTCTGCCGCGTGAGTTTGCGCTTTTGGAGTTTCTGATGCGGCGCAAAGGCAGGGTGCAGACCAGAACGATGCTGCTCGAGGGGGTTTGGGATCTGTCTTTCGATCCGATGACCAATGTTGTCGAGACCCACATCAGCCGACTGCGTGCCAAGGTCGACAAGCCGTTCGAGACGGAACTGATCAAGACTGTGCGCGGTGCAGGCTACCGGATCGACGGATGA
- a CDS encoding HAMP domain-containing sensor histidine kinase yields the protein MSSGVRTVWRSMPLRLALLLVILFTTVSLLSLAASYVVTRNAFEEAIRDDLAQDMAGFRAAPSSVAVALLVQAESQETDPGRLVLSYVSASGQVYGNGAIAKDGEGFQIVSLREGQSEFDGAYLALSTELYGGRLTIARSRAEIEALQPVFLNILLVSLLPTALVALGGGLILARRSKRHVEVIRATLDKLTTGNLAARVRVGPRWSDDLSRIGETVNAMAGAQEHSVTALRQVSSDIAHDLKTPVQRVSLTLDALSRQTPPGKPAALLDEAQEELRGIAATFASLLELAQAENSALRADFRPVDLAALCQTLADVHEPVAGERGQTLHCEASRPAVVMGERNLLGQLVSNLLANALRHTPENSDIRISVKAQDGAVVLVVCDNGPGIPSDERDKVLQRLYRLDRSRSTPGNGLGLSLVDAVARLHGARISLEDAGPGLQVRVSFDAAPDGS from the coding sequence ATGAGCAGCGGGGTCCGCACCGTCTGGCGGTCGATGCCCTTGCGGCTCGCGCTCTTGCTGGTGATCCTGTTCACCACCGTCAGCCTGCTCAGCCTTGCCGCAAGTTATGTCGTCACGCGGAATGCGTTCGAGGAAGCGATCCGCGATGATCTGGCACAGGATATGGCCGGGTTCCGCGCGGCCCCCTCATCGGTCGCGGTGGCGTTGCTGGTACAGGCTGAATCGCAAGAAACCGATCCCGGCAGGCTGGTGCTGAGCTATGTCTCGGCGAGCGGGCAAGTCTATGGAAACGGTGCCATTGCCAAGGACGGCGAAGGGTTCCAGATCGTATCGCTGCGCGAGGGGCAGTCCGAATTCGACGGTGCCTATCTTGCGCTCAGTACGGAACTCTACGGGGGGCGCCTTACAATTGCACGCAGCCGCGCCGAGATCGAGGCGTTGCAGCCGGTGTTCCTCAATATCCTGCTGGTCAGTCTGTTGCCGACGGCGCTTGTTGCGCTTGGCGGTGGCCTGATCCTCGCGCGGCGTTCCAAACGGCACGTGGAGGTCATTCGTGCCACTTTGGACAAGCTGACGACCGGCAATCTGGCGGCGCGGGTACGTGTCGGGCCGCGCTGGTCCGATGATCTGAGCCGTATCGGTGAGACTGTCAACGCGATGGCTGGCGCGCAGGAGCATTCGGTGACCGCTTTGCGACAGGTGTCGTCGGACATCGCCCACGACCTTAAGACGCCGGTCCAGCGGGTGTCGCTGACGCTGGATGCGCTGTCACGCCAGACGCCGCCCGGAAAACCGGCTGCCCTGCTTGACGAAGCGCAGGAAGAGTTGCGCGGCATCGCGGCGACTTTCGCGTCCTTGCTGGAACTGGCGCAGGCCGAGAACAGTGCGCTGCGCGCGGACTTCCGTCCCGTTGATCTGGCGGCCCTATGCCAGACGCTGGCAGATGTGCACGAACCCGTCGCGGGCGAGCGCGGACAGACATTGCACTGCGAAGCATCCCGGCCCGCGGTCGTCATGGGGGAACGCAATCTGCTGGGCCAACTGGTGTCCAACCTGCTTGCCAACGCGCTGCGGCACACCCCCGAAAACAGCGATATCCGCATATCTGTGAAAGCGCAGGACGGCGCGGTCGTGCTAGTGGTTTGTGACAACGGACCGGGTATTCCCAGCGACGAGCGCGACAAGGTTCTGCAGCGGCTTTACCGACTGGATCGAAGCCGCAGCACACCGGGAAACGGCCTCGGGCTGAGCCTTGTGGATGCGGTGGCGCGGCTGCATGGCGCACGGATCAGTCTGGAAGATGCCGGACCCGGATTGCAGGTACGGGTCTCTTTTGACGCAGCGCCCGACGGGAGCTAG
- a CDS encoding cytochrome ubiquinol oxidase subunit I, which yields MFDGFSAELLARFQFAFTVSFHIIFPAFSIGLASYLAVLNALWLRTRNETYLTLFEYWKKIFAVAFGMGVVSGIVMSYQFGTNWSVFSDKAGPVVGPLMAYEVLSAFFLEAGFLGIMLFGRKRVGPGLHMLATGMVAFGTLLSATWILSVNSWMHTPAGFAMNDVGQFVPVDWWAIVFNPSFPYRLVHMVLAAYLTTALVVGAVGGLHLLRDQKNEAASTMFSMAMWMLIVVTPLQIFAGDAHGLNTLEHQPAKVMAMEGHYDSHPDGAPLILFGIPNPEEKRIDYAIEIPKLSSLILKHDLNAPLDGLDTIPDDEEPPVAIVFWSFRIMIGLGLGMLGLGAWALLQRVRGRLYDTPMLHRAALAMGPAGFVAVLAGWITTEVGRQPFTVYGLLRTSDSLAPIAAPAVAASLTAFIVVYFFVFGAGTYYILRLMNKPVPVGAREDLRDEGPIRTAGITPATQIKARKEDGNVRA from the coding sequence ATGTTCGATGGTTTCTCGGCAGAATTGCTCGCGCGGTTTCAATTTGCGTTTACCGTATCGTTTCACATCATTTTTCCGGCGTTCTCCATCGGTCTGGCAAGCTATCTGGCCGTCCTCAACGCCCTGTGGTTGCGCACGCGCAATGAAACCTACCTGACGCTGTTCGAATACTGGAAAAAGATTTTTGCGGTCGCGTTCGGCATGGGTGTCGTGTCGGGTATCGTGATGTCGTACCAGTTCGGCACCAACTGGTCTGTCTTTTCCGACAAGGCCGGGCCGGTGGTCGGGCCGCTCATGGCTTATGAAGTCCTTTCCGCATTCTTTCTCGAGGCGGGGTTCCTTGGCATCATGTTGTTCGGCCGCAAAAGGGTCGGGCCGGGGTTGCACATGTTGGCGACCGGAATGGTTGCTTTCGGGACGTTGTTGTCGGCGACATGGATCTTGTCGGTCAACAGCTGGATGCACACACCTGCGGGATTCGCGATGAACGACGTGGGACAGTTTGTGCCCGTCGATTGGTGGGCAATCGTCTTCAACCCTTCATTCCCCTACCGTTTGGTGCACATGGTCTTGGCCGCGTATCTGACGACAGCGCTGGTTGTCGGCGCCGTGGGCGGGTTGCATTTGCTGCGCGATCAAAAAAACGAGGCTGCGTCGACGATGTTCTCGATGGCCATGTGGATGCTGATTGTCGTGACCCCGCTGCAAATTTTTGCGGGCGATGCCCACGGTCTGAACACGCTGGAGCACCAGCCTGCCAAGGTCATGGCGATGGAAGGCCACTACGACAGCCACCCTGACGGGGCACCGCTCATCCTGTTCGGCATTCCGAACCCGGAAGAAAAGCGCATCGACTACGCCATCGAGATCCCCAAGCTGAGCTCGCTGATCCTGAAACATGACCTGAACGCACCTTTGGACGGTCTGGACACGATTCCCGATGACGAAGAGCCCCCCGTGGCGATTGTTTTCTGGTCGTTCCGCATCATGATCGGCCTCGGCCTTGGCATGCTGGGTCTCGGCGCGTGGGCGCTTTTGCAAAGGGTCCGGGGCCGTCTTTATGACACACCGATGCTGCACCGTGCGGCGCTGGCCATGGGGCCTGCGGGCTTTGTCGCTGTACTTGCAGGATGGATCACAACCGAAGTGGGGCGGCAGCCGTTCACGGTATATGGCCTGCTACGCACCTCAGACAGCCTCGCGCCCATCGCGGCACCGGCGGTCGCGGCATCGCTCACCGCCTTTATCGTGGTATATTTTTTCGTCTTCGGGGCGGGTACCTATTACATTTTGCGCTTGATGAACAAACCGGTGCCGGTGGGCGCCCGTGAAGATTTGCGCGACGAGGGACCGATCCGTACCGCGGGCATCACTCCGGCTACACAGATCAAGGCACGCAAGGAGGACGGCAATGTTCGGGCTTGA
- the cydB gene encoding cytochrome d ubiquinol oxidase subunit II: protein MFGLELSFIWAGIIAFAVLVYVVLDGFDLGIGILFPLAKDEGERDVMMNSISPVWDGNETWLVLGGGGLFAVFPLAYAVVMPALYMPITLMLLGLVFRGVAFEYRWRTERWKRLWNIGFFGGSVTAAMCQGIALGALVQGIEVADRAYAGGWWDWFTPFSVLCGIAVTVGYAMLGATWLNMKLEGRIQRQMRGIAWPAGIATVVCMVLVSLWTPFLDEVYFGRWFAWPTALFSGIVPILVALAAAGLFFGLQRHYEKRPFLCAQAMFVLGFIGIGISFYPHIVPPSLTIVEAAAPDESLAFALVGTVILIPMILIYTAYAYWVFRGKIDPAEGYH, encoded by the coding sequence ATGTTCGGGCTTGAGCTTTCATTCATCTGGGCAGGCATTATCGCTTTTGCGGTTCTGGTTTATGTCGTGCTCGACGGCTTCGATCTGGGGATCGGTATTCTGTTCCCGCTGGCCAAGGACGAGGGCGAACGCGATGTGATGATGAATTCCATATCCCCGGTGTGGGACGGAAACGAAACATGGCTGGTTTTGGGCGGCGGCGGATTGTTCGCGGTCTTTCCTCTGGCATATGCCGTCGTTATGCCCGCGCTTTATATGCCGATCACGTTGATGCTGCTGGGTCTGGTGTTCCGTGGGGTGGCCTTTGAATACCGCTGGCGCACGGAGCGGTGGAAGCGGCTGTGGAATATCGGGTTTTTTGGAGGATCGGTCACCGCTGCGATGTGCCAGGGAATCGCGCTGGGCGCTTTGGTGCAGGGGATCGAAGTCGCCGATCGCGCCTACGCCGGGGGCTGGTGGGACTGGTTCACGCCGTTTTCCGTACTGTGCGGCATCGCCGTCACCGTAGGCTACGCGATGTTGGGGGCGACCTGGCTCAACATGAAGCTCGAAGGCCGTATCCAGCGCCAGATGCGGGGCATCGCCTGGCCCGCGGGAATCGCAACCGTTGTGTGTATGGTCTTGGTCAGTCTCTGGACGCCATTTCTTGACGAGGTCTATTTCGGCAGGTGGTTTGCCTGGCCGACAGCCCTGTTCAGCGGCATCGTCCCGATCCTTGTCGCGCTTGCCGCCGCCGGTCTTTTCTTCGGCCTTCAACGCCACTACGAAAAGCGGCCTTTCCTGTGCGCGCAGGCAATGTTTGTTCTGGGTTTCATCGGTATCGGCATCAGCTTTTATCCGCACATCGTACCGCCAAGCTTGACGATCGTCGAAGCGGCGGCACCTGACGAAAGCCTTGCCTTCGCCTTGGTGGGGACAGTGATCCTGATCCCCATGATCCTGATCTACACCGCTTATGCCTACTGGGTTTTCCGTGGAAAGATTGATCCCGCGGAGGGATATCACTGA
- a CDS encoding DUF2474 family protein, with protein MHRLWTKRIGWFITIWLLSVGALAIVAYAIRWAVVP; from the coding sequence ATGCACCGGCTCTGGACGAAGCGGATCGGCTGGTTCATCACCATCTGGTTGCTGAGCGTCGGGGCATTGGCGATCGTGGCATACGCCATCCGGTGGGCCGTGGTGCCCTGA
- a CDS encoding NADPH:quinone oxidoreductase family protein, whose translation MRAMQVTAYDTPLQMVDLERPVPGAGQVVVRVATCGLNFGDLLIIKGTYQEKPPLPFTLGMELAGTVVAVGDGVSNLREGQRIAAYTGFNGLAEFAAIPADVCVPIPDEMPFVDAAAFLIAYGTSHVALDYKAGLKASERLLVLGASGGVGLTAVELGKLMGAEVIACARGAEKLEICRQMGADHLINSETDDIRAIVKDLGGADVVYDPIGGDQFKAALRACNAEARLLPLGFASGEVPQIPANILLVKNLTVLGLYWGGYAKLRPSVLTDSFKTLIDWYVAGKLKPHVSNVMSLSQANEALELLRTRKATGKVVIEVAQF comes from the coding sequence ATGCGCGCCATGCAAGTCACAGCCTACGACACGCCTCTTCAGATGGTGGACCTCGAGCGTCCTGTTCCGGGGGCCGGACAGGTGGTGGTGCGCGTCGCGACATGCGGGCTGAATTTCGGTGATTTGCTGATCATCAAAGGCACCTATCAGGAAAAGCCGCCACTGCCCTTCACGCTGGGTATGGAACTGGCAGGAACGGTTGTGGCCGTTGGTGATGGCGTGTCCAACCTGCGCGAAGGCCAGCGCATCGCGGCCTATACCGGATTTAACGGATTGGCGGAATTTGCGGCTATCCCTGCCGATGTCTGTGTCCCGATTCCGGACGAAATGCCGTTTGTCGATGCGGCGGCGTTCCTGATTGCCTACGGCACAAGCCATGTCGCGCTGGATTACAAGGCCGGGCTGAAAGCCTCAGAGCGGCTTTTGGTGCTGGGTGCGTCGGGTGGCGTAGGGCTCACGGCGGTAGAGCTGGGCAAGTTGATGGGCGCGGAAGTCATTGCCTGCGCCCGCGGTGCCGAGAAGCTGGAGATTTGTCGCCAGATGGGCGCGGATCATCTGATCAATTCCGAAACCGACGACATAAGGGCTATCGTCAAGGATCTGGGCGGTGCCGATGTGGTTTATGACCCGATCGGAGGCGACCAGTTCAAGGCAGCCCTGCGCGCGTGCAATGCAGAAGCGCGGCTTTTGCCGCTGGGCTTCGCGAGCGGCGAGGTCCCGCAGATCCCCGCGAACATCCTGCTGGTCAAGAACCTGACCGTTCTGGGCCTCTATTGGGGCGGCTACGCCAAGCTGCGCCCGTCGGTGCTGACGGACAGCTTCAAAACGCTTATCGACTGGTACGTGGCGGGCAAACTCAAACCCCACGTGAGCAACGTAATGAGCCTGTCGCAAGCGAATGAGGCGCTGGAGCTTTTGCGGACCCGCAAGGCTACGGGCAAGGTGGTGATCGAGGTCGCACAGTTCTAG
- a CDS encoding DMT family transporter, with product MTDAKHNRAGLAIGFVLFGVLAISINDMLIKQLSGGYPLHQIVFLRSAIALLFSLVFLQFEGGFAALRTDVPLQHLLRGLLIVVANMTFFLALGVLPLADVTALFFAAPLFITLLSIPILGERVGPVRLTAVVIGFVGVLIMQRPWQGEDTLMVSRVVLMLPVLAALAYALNQLMTRRLGAKAPAAALAIYIQVSFLVVSVAFFLAAGDGRFAPEGGNATLQFLLRAWIWPTPDDMWVFIGLGVNGGFIGYSLSQAYRLADAATVAPFEYIGLPLAVLWGYLFFGDLPTWEVWTGIALIIASGLFVFFRERTEARRPVARNG from the coding sequence ATGACAGACGCCAAGCACAATCGCGCCGGACTGGCCATCGGTTTCGTACTGTTCGGCGTTCTGGCCATTTCAATCAACGATATGCTGATAAAGCAGCTTTCGGGTGGCTATCCACTTCACCAGATCGTGTTTCTCCGCTCGGCGATCGCGCTCCTTTTCTCCTTGGTTTTCCTGCAGTTCGAAGGTGGCTTTGCGGCACTGCGCACCGACGTACCACTCCAGCACCTGTTGCGCGGCTTGCTTATTGTCGTGGCGAACATGACCTTCTTTCTCGCTCTCGGCGTGCTGCCGCTGGCTGACGTGACAGCGTTGTTTTTCGCCGCGCCCTTGTTCATCACCCTGCTGTCGATCCCGATACTGGGAGAACGCGTAGGCCCCGTGCGCCTGACCGCGGTTGTGATCGGGTTTGTCGGTGTCCTGATCATGCAGCGCCCTTGGCAAGGGGAAGACACATTGATGGTTTCGCGGGTGGTGCTGATGCTGCCCGTACTGGCGGCGCTGGCCTATGCTCTGAACCAGCTGATGACCCGCCGTCTGGGTGCAAAAGCGCCCGCGGCGGCGCTCGCGATCTATATTCAGGTCAGTTTTCTGGTCGTATCGGTCGCTTTTTTCCTCGCCGCGGGGGATGGTCGGTTTGCTCCCGAAGGCGGCAACGCGACCTTGCAGTTCCTGCTGCGCGCGTGGATATGGCCCACCCCGGATGACATGTGGGTCTTTATCGGGCTTGGTGTGAACGGGGGCTTCATCGGCTATAGCCTGAGCCAGGCCTACAGGCTTGCCGACGCCGCCACCGTTGCCCCGTTCGAATACATCGGTCTGCCGCTCGCGGTTCTATGGGGCTATCTCTTTTTCGGCGATCTGCCCACGTGGGAAGTCTGGACCGGCATTGCACTAATCATCGCGTCGGGTTTGTTCGTATTCTTCCGCGAAAGGACCGAGGCCCGCCGCCCCGTCGCCCGCAACGGCTAG
- a CDS encoding ABC transporter ATP-binding protein, translated as MPPILDVQDLRKSYAGGFEALKDVNLQIEAGEIIALLGPNGAGKTTLISTICGITTATSGKVTVGGHDIIEDFRAARQMIGLVPQEINLEPFEKVRNTVTFSRGLFGKPSDPAVIERILRQLSLWDKRDSQIRELSGGMKRRVLIAKALAHDPRVLFLDEPTAGVDVELRKDMWDIVADLKQDGVTIILTTHYIEEAEAIADRIGVIAAGEILLVEEKDTLMARMGKKELEVQLTGPIDALPVSLVSPDVRLTDAGDALIYTYDTKSERTGITKLLSEVAAAGLVLRDVVTRQSSLEDIFVDLVHKEDAA; from the coding sequence ATGCCCCCCATTCTCGACGTACAAGACCTGCGCAAATCCTATGCAGGGGGCTTTGAGGCGCTCAAGGACGTGAACCTCCAGATCGAGGCCGGTGAAATCATCGCGCTGCTCGGACCGAACGGGGCGGGCAAGACGACGTTGATTTCCACCATCTGCGGCATCACCACCGCGACCTCGGGTAAAGTGACGGTTGGTGGGCACGACATCATCGAGGACTTCCGCGCCGCCCGTCAGATGATCGGCCTTGTGCCGCAGGAAATAAATCTCGAACCGTTCGAAAAGGTGCGCAACACGGTCACGTTCTCGCGCGGATTGTTCGGCAAACCGTCCGATCCTGCCGTGATCGAGCGTATTCTGAGACAATTGTCTCTATGGGACAAACGCGACAGTCAAATTCGCGAGCTGTCGGGCGGGATGAAGCGCCGTGTGCTGATCGCAAAGGCGTTGGCGCATGATCCGAGGGTTCTGTTTCTGGATGAGCCGACAGCGGGCGTTGACGTAGAGCTGCGCAAGGACATGTGGGACATCGTGGCGGATCTCAAGCAGGATGGAGTTACGATTATCCTGACCACACATTACATCGAAGAGGCCGAAGCCATTGCCGACCGGATCGGTGTGATCGCCGCAGGTGAGATACTGCTGGTCGAGGAAAAAGACACGCTGATGGCGCGCATGGGCAAGAAAGAGCTCGAGGTCCAATTGACCGGGCCCATTGATGCATTGCCCGTAAGTCTGGTGTCGCCGGATGTCCGGCTTACCGATGCAGGCGACGCGTTGATCTATACCTACGATACCAAGAGCGAGCGCACCGGCATCACCAAGCTCTTGTCAGAAGTCGCGGCGGCGGGGCTCGTGTTACGCGATGTTGTCACGCGGCAATCCAGTCTCGAAGACATTTTTGTCGACCTCGTTCACAAGGAGGATGCGGCATGA